The following proteins are co-located in the Blattabacterium sp. (Blatta orientalis) str. Tarazona genome:
- the metE gene encoding 5-methyltetrahydropteroyltriglutamate--homocysteine S-methyltransferase, giving the protein MLKHNLGYPRIGIRRELKRACEAYWNHKITPNELFHIGKKIREENWKMQEKSGLDLIPCNDFSFYDQILDMSLLLGVIPESYSSIPIIHDDIDLYFSMARGFQKNGWDIKAMEMTKWFNTNYHYIVPEFQKDQKFHVFSKKVFEEFEEARKFLENGIPKPVLIGPVSFLFLGKEKNKSFHRMDLIENILPTYIQIIQRLIDQGAVWIQIDEPILVLDLTKKEIEAFQYAYQKISNIFSGINILLTSYFDGISENLFLLRDISIKALHIDLIENPEQLEEILNFLRNKDMMLSLGLIDGRNIWKNNYMNSIKHIEKAIKILGEKKVMIAPNCSLLHVPLDIEEERSIHPDVKNRMSFAKQKIYELSDLENIIKGNQKILLKNFDSLEKAKDSSIIHNKEVKKRVLQVKKEETKRKSPFKIRQKKQNKKFLFPLFPTTTIGSFPQTKEIRTLRSKFRKNELSQEEYEKRIEEFIIDLIRKQEEINLDVFVHGEFERNDMVEFFSEKLKGFLTTENGWVQSYGSRCVKPPVIYGDVSRSNDMTVKWICFAQSKTNKLMKGMLTGPVTILQWSFVRDDQPLSTTAYQIAWAIRDEVESLEKSGIQIIQIDEPALREGLPLKKKDWKGYFDWSIKAFRISSSGVEDETQIHTHMCYSEFNDILEHIADLDADVITMETSRSKMELLQAFSEFSYPNEIGPGVYDIHSPRIPTVEEIFDLIQKASNKLPIRNIWINPDCGLKTRKWEEVLPSLKNMTEAAKRQEKKLGRKISYQKGYICVKSLK; this is encoded by the coding sequence ATGCTGAAACATAATTTAGGTTATCCTCGTATAGGAATCCGAAGGGAATTAAAAAGAGCTTGTGAAGCTTACTGGAATCATAAAATTACTCCTAATGAATTATTCCACATTGGTAAAAAAATACGGGAAGAAAATTGGAAAATGCAAGAAAAATCTGGTTTAGATTTGATTCCGTGTAATGATTTTAGTTTTTATGATCAGATATTGGATATGTCTCTATTATTGGGAGTAATCCCAGAATCCTATTCTTCAATTCCCATCATACATGATGATATTGATCTTTATTTTTCTATGGCTAGAGGATTTCAAAAAAATGGATGGGATATCAAGGCGATGGAAATGACTAAATGGTTTAATACGAATTATCATTATATAGTTCCAGAATTTCAAAAAGATCAAAAATTTCATGTTTTCTCTAAAAAAGTATTCGAAGAGTTTGAAGAAGCTAGAAAATTTTTAGAGAATGGAATTCCAAAACCAGTTTTGATTGGTCCTGTTTCTTTTCTTTTTTTGGGAAAGGAGAAGAATAAATCTTTTCATAGAATGGATTTAATAGAAAACATTCTTCCTACTTACATACAAATAATACAAAGATTGATAGATCAAGGAGCTGTTTGGATTCAAATAGATGAACCCATTTTAGTTTTAGATTTAACTAAAAAAGAAATAGAGGCTTTTCAATATGCCTACCAAAAAATATCCAATATTTTTTCCGGAATTAATATTTTATTAACATCTTATTTCGATGGAATTTCTGAAAATCTATTTCTTCTTAGGGATATTTCTATAAAGGCTTTACATATTGATTTGATAGAAAATCCAGAACAATTGGAAGAGATATTGAATTTCTTAAGAAACAAAGATATGATGTTATCTTTAGGATTAATCGATGGAAGAAATATTTGGAAGAATAATTATATGAATTCCATTAAACACATAGAAAAAGCAATCAAAATTTTAGGAGAAAAAAAAGTGATGATTGCACCTAATTGTTCTCTTTTACATGTTCCTTTAGATATAGAAGAAGAGAGATCTATTCATCCAGATGTAAAAAACAGAATGTCTTTTGCAAAACAAAAAATTTATGAATTAAGTGATTTAGAAAATATCATAAAGGGAAATCAGAAGATTTTATTGAAAAATTTTGATTCTTTGGAAAAAGCAAAAGATTCTTCAATTATTCACAATAAAGAGGTAAAAAAAAGAGTTTTACAAGTAAAAAAAGAGGAGACAAAAAGGAAAAGTCCTTTTAAAATACGTCAGAAAAAACAGAATAAAAAATTTCTTTTTCCTTTGTTTCCTACTACTACGATCGGCTCTTTTCCTCAAACAAAAGAAATTCGTACTTTAAGGAGTAAATTTCGGAAAAACGAATTAAGTCAAGAAGAATATGAAAAAAGAATTGAAGAATTTATTATAGATCTTATTCGAAAACAAGAAGAAATAAATCTAGATGTTTTTGTGCATGGAGAATTTGAGAGAAATGATATGGTAGAATTTTTTTCAGAAAAATTAAAAGGATTTCTTACTACTGAAAATGGATGGGTTCAGAGTTATGGAAGTCGTTGTGTGAAGCCTCCTGTGATTTATGGAGATGTAAGCAGATCTAATGATATGACAGTTAAGTGGATTTGTTTTGCACAGTCTAAAACAAATAAGTTAATGAAAGGAATGTTAACCGGACCTGTGACTATCTTACAATGGTCTTTTGTCAGAGATGATCAACCCCTTTCTACTACTGCTTATCAGATTGCTTGGGCTATTAGAGATGAAGTAGAATCTTTAGAAAAATCTGGAATTCAAATAATTCAAATAGATGAACCAGCTCTTAGAGAAGGACTTCCCTTAAAAAAAAAGGATTGGAAAGGATATTTTGATTGGTCTATTAAAGCTTTTCGTATTTCTTCAAGCGGGGTAGAAGATGAAACACAAATTCACACACATATGTGTTATAGTGAATTTAATGATATATTAGAACATATAGCGGATTTGGATGCCGATGTCATTACTATGGAAACTTCAAGGTCTAAAATGGAATTGCTACAGGCATTTTCAGAATTTTCTTATCCTAATGAAATTGGACCAGGAGTATATGATATTCATTCTCCAAGAATTCCTACTGTGGAAGAAATATTTGATTTAATTCAAAAAGCTTCTAATAAATTACCAATCAGAAATATTTGGATTAATCCAGATTGTGGATTAAAAACTAGAAAATGGGAAGAAGTTCTTCCTTCACTTAAAAATATGACAGAAGCAGCAAAAAGGCAAGAGAAAAAATTAGGTAGAAAAATATCTTATCAAAAAGGATATATTTGTGTAAAATCTTTGAAATGA
- a CDS encoding SufE family protein, producing MTLQDKEERIKKEFSFLRNWEEKYEYLIDLGMKLPKKSDKFRSEDKLIHGCQSKVWLDSKLRGKLVFFDADSDALLPKGMAALMIFVYSGHSPFEIISSKANFISEIGFQTFLSPIRANGILLFLKKIKFYAIAFNVKLSVRLNGKIS from the coding sequence ATGACGTTACAGGATAAAGAAGAAAGAATCAAAAAAGAATTTTCTTTTCTAAGAAATTGGGAAGAAAAATATGAATATCTTATAGATTTAGGAATGAAATTACCAAAAAAATCTGATAAATTTAGATCTGAAGATAAATTGATTCATGGATGCCAATCTAAAGTTTGGTTAGATTCTAAATTAAGAGGAAAACTGGTTTTTTTTGATGCAGATAGTGATGCCTTATTACCTAAAGGAATGGCGGCTCTTATGATTTTTGTTTATTCTGGACATTCTCCTTTTGAAATTATTTCTTCGAAGGCGAATTTTATTTCTGAAATAGGATTTCAAACATTTTTATCTCCGATTCGAGCTAATGGGATACTTTTATTTTTAAAAAAAATAAAGTTTTATGCCATTGCTTTTAATGTAAAATTATCTGTTAGATTGAATGGTAAAATTTCGTAA
- a CDS encoding aldehyde dehydrogenase family protein gives MRFHTINPVDNHILNTYSFIEDKDIMDKLSLAQKAYEKWKNFSYSSRIGYIMKLSSSMQDLIDIIAYLITQEMGKPITQSRLEVEKCIKLCEYYSSLEESIFFQDISTEYEKSYIRFESIGATLGIMPWNYPIWQTIRYAIPNILLGNVIVLKPATNTAGCSLLLEKIFIESGFPRGLFQVFLIDIPKIKSVIAHPIIQGVSFTGSHLAGSHIGYLSGKYIKKSVLELGGNDAFVVMRDVENLKKTAKLATESRLNNTGQTCISAKRFIVDNFIVDDFIDLVIQEMKQYHRGDVHEESTKIGYISRVDLSEKLYKQYKDIISNGGKVCLQTTRDENFFSPCLLKMEDKNFSYNQEEIFGPIGIVYTFSNEEEIPSMVNATCYGLGASLWTKDLKKAEFLSKKINTGMVFINEIVKSDPRFPFGGIKKIWIRKRTICSIS, from the coding sequence ATGAGGTTTCATACTATTAATCCTGTTGATAATCATATACTAAATACTTATTCTTTTATAGAGGATAAGGATATTATGGATAAGCTCTCTCTAGCTCAAAAAGCTTATGAAAAATGGAAAAATTTTTCCTATTCTTCTAGGATAGGATATATAATGAAATTATCTTCTTCCATGCAAGATCTCATAGACATTATAGCCTATTTAATAACTCAAGAAATGGGAAAACCTATAACTCAATCACGTTTGGAAGTAGAAAAGTGTATCAAATTATGCGAGTATTATTCTAGTTTAGAAGAATCGATCTTTTTTCAGGATATATCTACTGAATATGAAAAATCTTATATTCGATTTGAATCTATAGGAGCTACATTAGGAATTATGCCTTGGAATTATCCTATTTGGCAAACCATAAGATATGCAATTCCTAATATTTTATTAGGGAATGTAATAGTACTTAAACCTGCTACTAATACGGCTGGATGTTCTCTTCTTTTAGAAAAAATATTTATTGAATCTGGTTTTCCAAGAGGACTTTTTCAAGTTTTTTTAATAGATATACCTAAAATAAAATCTGTTATAGCTCATCCAATTATACAAGGTGTTTCTTTTACAGGAAGTCATTTAGCTGGAAGTCATATAGGATATTTATCTGGAAAATATATTAAAAAATCTGTTTTAGAATTAGGTGGAAATGATGCTTTTGTAGTTATGAGAGATGTAGAGAATCTAAAAAAAACGGCTAAATTAGCTACGGAATCTAGATTGAATAATACAGGACAAACATGTATTTCCGCTAAAAGATTTATAGTAGATAATTTTATTGTAGATGATTTTATAGATCTGGTTATTCAAGAAATGAAACAGTATCATAGGGGAGATGTACATGAGGAATCTACTAAAATAGGGTATATTTCTCGTGTAGACTTATCTGAAAAATTATATAAACAATATAAAGATATTATTTCAAATGGAGGAAAAGTATGTTTACAAACTACAAGAGATGAAAATTTTTTTTCTCCTTGTTTATTGAAAATGGAAGATAAGAATTTTTCTTACAATCAAGAGGAAATATTTGGACCAATAGGAATCGTTTATACTTTTTCTAATGAGGAAGAAATTCCTTCTATGGTAAATGCAACCTGTTATGGTCTAGGGGCTTCTCTTTGGACTAAAGACTTAAAAAAAGCGGAATTTTTATCCAAGAAAATAAATACAGGTATGGTTTTTATCAATGAAATAGTAAAATCTGATCCTCGTTTTCCTTTTGGAGGAATAAAAAAAATCTGGATACGGAAGAGAACTATCTGTTCTATCTCTTAA
- the rpoN gene encoding RNA polymerase factor sigma-54: MLKQKFLQKGQQKLSPQQIKLMKLVQLSTLDFEQRVKQELEENPALEEIEEEPSSIEESDTSVIDFDLPEQEDKSIDISEINIDEYLSDDEILDFKNNNKNNHNEEKYIPIVSGISFQEYLKSQLHTFRLNQEDLLIADFILGNIDEDGYIRRKITAIVDDILLILGIPVTAEKVEKLLVNYIQKLEPIGIGARNLQECLFIQLENKKKYTRCKLSKKDNKKQFRIFYKKNYKKLQNKLGTTKNDLRKAIYQIEKLNPKPGKIYSGNPRNLDHLIPDFTICISDGKLELSLNHRNTPEIKVSSLYLDMLKSYKSSKERNMKKNENTILFLKQKIDSAKWFVDAIKQRQNTLMLTMNAIMDYQKEYFFTGDPYKIKPMILKNISQKIGVGISTVSRVANSKYVNTPYGTFLIKSFFSEKMINEEGIEISSIEIKKLLGESIAKENKRRPLTDEKLSKILKKKGYLVARRTVAKYRDQMQIPVARMRKIL, translated from the coding sequence ATGTTAAAACAGAAATTTTTACAAAAAGGACAACAAAAACTTTCCCCACAACAAATAAAACTAATGAAATTAGTGCAATTATCTACTTTAGATTTTGAACAAAGAGTGAAACAAGAATTGGAAGAAAATCCAGCATTAGAAGAAATAGAAGAAGAGCCTTCTTCTATAGAAGAGTCAGATACATCTGTCATTGATTTTGATCTTCCAGAACAAGAAGATAAATCCATAGATATTTCTGAAATAAATATAGATGAATATTTAAGTGATGATGAAATTCTAGATTTCAAAAATAATAACAAAAATAATCACAATGAAGAAAAATATATCCCCATAGTTTCTGGAATTTCTTTTCAAGAATATTTAAAAAGTCAATTACATACTTTTCGTTTAAATCAAGAAGATTTGTTAATTGCAGATTTTATATTAGGAAATATAGACGAAGATGGCTACATAAGAAGAAAAATTACAGCCATCGTAGATGATATTCTTTTGATACTTGGGATTCCAGTAACTGCAGAAAAAGTGGAAAAACTACTTGTAAATTATATCCAAAAACTAGAACCCATAGGAATAGGAGCTAGGAATTTACAAGAATGTCTTTTTATCCAATTAGAAAATAAAAAAAAATACACACGATGTAAACTTAGCAAAAAGGATAATAAGAAACAATTTCGAATTTTTTACAAAAAAAATTATAAAAAACTGCAAAATAAATTAGGAACAACAAAGAATGATTTACGAAAAGCTATCTATCAAATAGAAAAATTAAATCCAAAACCAGGAAAAATTTACTCTGGAAATCCTAGAAATTTAGATCATCTGATTCCAGATTTTACTATTTGTATTTCAGATGGAAAATTAGAATTATCTTTAAATCATAGAAATACTCCAGAAATAAAAGTATCCTCCTTATATTTAGACATGTTAAAATCTTATAAAAGTTCAAAAGAGAGGAACATGAAAAAAAATGAAAATACGATTTTGTTTTTAAAACAAAAAATAGATTCAGCAAAATGGTTCGTAGACGCTATAAAACAGCGTCAAAATACATTAATGTTAACAATGAATGCCATTATGGATTATCAAAAAGAATACTTTTTCACTGGAGATCCATATAAAATAAAACCGATGATTTTAAAAAATATATCTCAAAAAATAGGTGTAGGGATATCCACTGTATCTCGTGTTGCCAATAGTAAATATGTCAATACCCCATATGGAACTTTTTTGATCAAAAGTTTTTTTTCTGAAAAAATGATAAACGAAGAAGGGATAGAAATTTCTTCTATTGAAATAAAAAAGTTATTGGGAGAATCTATTGCTAAAGAAAATAAAAGAAGACCACTAACTGACGAAAAATTATCGAAAATTCTCAAAAAAAAAGGTTATCTGGTGGCCCGTAGGACTGTAGCTAAATATAGAGACCAAATGCAAATTCCAGTTGCAAGAATGAGAAAAATCCTTTGA
- the asnS gene encoding asparagine--tRNA ligase, producing MIEKYSIKELLEKGKKFLNKKVLVEGWIRSFRNSIFITLNDGSTIKNIQIILSKNLEKEFLKKITIGSSIKVIGIIIESLGKKQSIELKSLDIRIYGEVDQKSFQKTILQPKKHSLETLRKQAHLRFRTNIFSSIMRVRHHVAFSIHKYFHEHGFFYINTPIITTSNAEGAGKMFQVTTMDLKNIPHIRENVDYAKDFFQCKTYLSVSGQLEAETASLALGKVYTFGPAFRAENSNTSRHLSEFWMIEPEMAFYHLEENMDIAEDFLKFVIRYTIENCIEDLSFLKDHIKKWNQKQKSTLLERLELILKFPFQRISYTEVINILEKSIQKKMVKFVHPVIWGMDLQSEHEQYLVKKCFQCPVIVFDYPSCIKAFYMRINNDGKTVRAMDILFPEIGEIIGGSQREERYDILLKRIKDKNIDDRKLWWYLDTRRFGSVPHSGFGLGFDRLVQFITGMKNIRDVIPFPRTPHNAEF from the coding sequence ATGATAGAAAAATATTCAATTAAAGAATTATTGGAAAAAGGAAAAAAATTTTTAAATAAAAAAGTTTTAGTTGAGGGATGGATTCGTTCTTTTCGAAATTCCATTTTCATCACATTAAATGATGGATCAACAATAAAAAATATTCAAATTATTTTATCTAAAAATTTAGAAAAGGAGTTTTTGAAAAAAATTACCATTGGGAGTTCCATTAAAGTTATAGGTATAATCATAGAAAGTTTAGGAAAAAAACAATCTATAGAATTAAAATCTTTAGATATAAGGATCTATGGAGAAGTAGACCAAAAAAGTTTTCAAAAAACTATTTTACAACCGAAAAAACATAGTTTAGAAACCTTACGAAAACAAGCACATCTACGTTTTCGTACAAATATTTTTAGTAGTATTATGCGTGTCCGTCATCATGTAGCTTTTTCTATACATAAATATTTTCATGAACATGGTTTTTTTTACATCAATACTCCAATTATTACCACTTCAAATGCTGAAGGAGCTGGAAAAATGTTTCAGGTAACAACTATGGATTTAAAAAATATTCCACATATAAGAGAAAATGTAGATTATGCAAAAGATTTTTTTCAGTGCAAAACCTACTTGAGTGTATCTGGACAATTAGAAGCAGAAACCGCTTCTTTAGCTTTAGGAAAAGTATATACATTTGGACCTGCTTTTCGTGCAGAAAATTCCAATACTTCACGACATTTATCTGAATTTTGGATGATAGAACCAGAAATGGCCTTTTATCATTTAGAAGAAAATATGGATATAGCTGAGGATTTTTTAAAATTTGTTATACGATATACCATTGAAAATTGTATAGAAGATCTATCCTTTTTAAAGGACCATATAAAAAAATGGAATCAAAAACAGAAATCTACACTTTTAGAAAGATTAGAGCTTATATTAAAATTTCCGTTTCAAAGAATTAGTTACACGGAAGTAATAAATATTCTGGAAAAAAGCATCCAGAAAAAAATGGTAAAATTTGTTCATCCAGTTATTTGGGGAATGGATTTACAATCAGAACATGAACAATATCTAGTAAAAAAATGTTTTCAATGCCCTGTAATTGTTTTTGATTATCCTTCTTGTATTAAAGCCTTTTATATGCGTATAAATAATGATGGAAAAACAGTTAGAGCTATGGATATTTTATTTCCAGAAATAGGAGAAATCATTGGAGGCTCTCAACGGGAAGAACGTTATGATATTTTATTAAAGCGTATCAAAGATAAAAACATAGATGATAGGAAACTTTGGTGGTATTTAGATACACGTCGTTTTGGTTCTGTTCCTCATAGTGGATTTGGCCTAGGATTTGATCGTTTAGTTCAATTCATTACAGGGATGAAAAATATTCGGGATGTTATTCCTTTTCCAAGAACTCCACATAATGCAGAATTCTAA